CCCTGGTTAGAAGATGTGTTTTGTGCCTCACTGTACCGAGTTCTTTGCTGTTCTGTAGATTTTCCCTCTTCTTGGCTATCTTCCACACAGAAAACGGATCTGTCCACACTCTTCTCAAAGTTGTTTCCCTGTTTGTTCATCTGTTCCTGCTGACTTCTAAATATTGCTCCCCTCTTACAGTATTGGAAATCCTTGTCCCTTGTCAGAGATGTGTCATTCAGTTCCACTGGCTCAGGCTCTTGCTGGTGAATGGGATTCATCTCATTCTCCCACACTGGCTCGTTACCTACAGGAATAAAACAGAGAATCATATCCAGGGATGATCCGGAGCAATTTTTTCACTTGGGAAATtgtcagtgtttatttatttatagaattatATTCctgatctgcccaataactacCGTAATGTTTCTCAAGAGATTCCCAGTAAGGCAAAACTGCTGTGGACAGAAATCTTTTTCCTTtcctcatagtactagaaccaaGGGTGTTTGGTGAaattagaatcctagaatagtagagttggaagggcctataaggccatcgagtccaaccacctgctcaatgcaggagaatccaccctaaagcatacctgacagatggttgtccagctgcctcttgaaggcctctagtatgggagagcccaccacctccctaggtaactggttccattgtcgtactgctctaacagtcaggaagtttttcctgatgtccagccagaatctggcttcctgtcacttgagcccattattccgtgtcctgcactctgggaggatcgagaagagatcctggccctcctctgtgtgacaaccttttaagtatttgaagagtgctaacatgtctcccctcaatcttctcttctccaggctggacatcaggaaaaacctcctgactgttagagcactacgataatggaaccagatacttaaggaggtcgtgggctctcccacactagaggccttcaagaggcagctggacaaccatctgtcaggtatgctttagggtggattcctgcactgagtggggggcgggggctggacttgatggccttataggccccttccaactctactattctatgattcccagaagcccctacaAATATGGCCAatgcttgggaatgctgggagttgaagtccaaaacatgtgcagATTCactttctgcccaaccctggGCTAAAGAGCCTTAGACTGCAGCATTGGAATCACAAGCAGCGCCTCACAAATGGCCAATAAGAATAACATTTCATGCAGCCGATAAAGTggattctagtccacaaaagctcatgctaaaataaaataccacaagactctttgtcctttttgctgcaacagattaacacgGCAACTCCTGTGGACGGCATTACAGAGGCAATGGCGCAACTGACCGAGAGgaaaaaggagcaggaggcaaaacTGCCTCGTGAGCATCGTGGATTCTTACTCAGCAATCTTGCCTCTTCGTCCTGCTGTTCCGTGGATTCCCTGCAGAGTTGCCCAGTCCAGGAGTCCACCAGCAGAACCTGGTCTGCCTCAGAAGAATCCACAGCCATCTCCGCAAACGGCACTGGCACCTGAAACAGCGGTGAGGAGGTCATTCACGGACTGCAAGTGAGGCTCAGAGTCTGTGCTCACTGTGCCCTGACTCCCCGCTGAAACAAATGGGGTAGAAAGGAGGGTGAGGCTATCTTTCCCATTCAGGTTAATGTCTTAAAGGGAACACAGGAGAGAGCTAAGGCTGGGCCAAGGAGCTCAAATAGGATCGTGGAACCCAAGACTCCTGGATCCTAGCCAGGCTCCATCTTTGCCACCGTTCTGAAAGTTTGGTCTTGGGCAAATCACTGGTTACACGATGTCAAAAGTAGCCAGGCTCTGAGAATTCTTCAGTGAAATCTCCCCCAGAAAAAGGCAGTGGTAGCTGGAAAGAACTGAGGCACCTAAAATGGCCAgcatgagaactgagcatgctcagtgagcaCAGAATGCTGACATCGTTGCGgcgaggaaagaaaaaaaaacaagggAGACAGGAATAAAAAGGGTGTTAAATCTGAACAGAAGTACTTCACACTGCGACATTGTGTTGCAGAGCTCCACTTTTAAAACGCAAGACAGGTTTGTCGTGAGAAGAACGCCATCAGTTCATGTGTGGGCAACTCTATCCCTGACAAGCATAGGATGGCAATAAACCGTGAGCCATTCCTGGTCTGAAAGAGTCAAACAGATACTCTCTAGCCTACAGAATCTGGCTTGAAAATATCCCTTCAAAGAGCTTATCTCCTGGGGATTCTGAGTGTTTGGACGCTGCAAATGTCAAAggaatgtaaaaacaaacaaaccttttttgtacaaattcacttCAGCGTTGTGTCATTAAATGTCATGTTCctgctttccctaacctggtaccctccagacgcTTTCAATTttaactgccatcagccccagtcagcaagaGTCAGGGACgtttggagttgaagtccaaaacatctggaaggctatcATATCCCTCCAAGCAGCCTCACCGTTTGTTCCGGTTTCTCCGCCTCGGGCCGCCTCAGCAGGAAATCCTCCGCCAGGGCCACCGCTTGGGCACAGGTGTCCGGCTGGCGATCCCGAACCCAGCTCTGCATGGCCGCCGGCAAGATGCtgaggaactgctccaggatcagcagctccaaaATCTCGTCTTTCGTGTGTTTCTCAACtttcagccactggcggcaaagcTCCCGGAGCCGACCGTAAACGCCCCTCGGCCCGTCCGTGTCCCGATAGCGGAGCTGCCGGAAGTGCTGGCGCTGCCTCTCCCGCAAGATGGCCTCCCCTtccaagatggccgccttcaccTTCCCGTAGTCTCCCTTGTCTGGGGCACTGAGGCCGCTGAAGGCCTGCTCCGCCTCTCCACTGAGGGCCGGCAGGAGGAGGGTCACCCACTTGTCCCGAGGCCACCGGCACGCTGACGCCACTTGCTCAAAGGAGGCCAGGAAAGCCTTGGCGTCCTCCCATGGCGTAGGCTCCCCAGACGTCTGAGGGTTCCCCCATCCTAAGTCAGGAGCTTGCAGTGTCCTCAGGAACTCCTGCCACTGGGCTTCCCAGAGCTCTTGCAGCCCTTCCACCGGCTCCCGTTTCACATGAGGTGGAGGTGCCTCAATGAGAATTTCCCCAATGCTCCCCATATGTGCAACCCTTGGGGCTTTAGAGCCTGTTGTGGCCTGCTCCTCCATTTTGGAAGTTGGGGCTTCTTCTCTTCCAGTTTCCCCTCAAAGTCGGAAAAGCTCCCCGCCCCTCAAGGGGGCTTCCTCTAAATCAGTCGAAGAGGCTTATTTCCAGATGAGGAGAGGAGAATCTCTAGTAGTCAACCAGCAGGACTTGGTAGTGATGCCCCAAGCTAGTGAGGGAGGTGTCTTCTAATAGCAAGAGACAAGTTATAGGTTATAGATGCCTTATTGGTGAAGATTGTGACCTACGATGTCCTCAGATCAAACCACATTTGGCTCAGTTTGACTACAACAAACATTGGCTCAGCTTAGACAACGTACGTTTGCAATATAGGGTTAGCGGGGCAGACTACCttaaagggttgttgtaaagatgacAGAGGCTGGATTTAAATTAACTTAATTCCCACTGTGGTATTCcgcctcaaaataaataaaatctcctaCCTTGGTTATAAGTTCCCTACATACCAAATTTGGTTCAAATCTACCAACtcggaatgtcaccatgaagaacctcagtggtgggccttctctgtagcagcacccactctctggaaaaccctcccttgtgcggttcgggaggtgggaaatgttacatcttttaaatgctttctctgctatggcaccccggctgtggaacaagctccccagagaggttcgcttggcacctacattgttttctttccgtcgccagctgaagacctttttattttctcagtattttaacacctaatttaacttaaatttaaactttgctgttttaatctcatattttaacctatattaatttttgcggtgcggttttattctggttgtgctttttatattgtattttgtatttgtgttttaaatttgttggttgtttttatgctcttcatggttttaatttttgtgaaccgcccagagattgtcggctattgggcggtataaaaatgtaataaataaatacatatttaatcaATACAATAAACAATACaatgtcaaacaaacaaacaaacagaagcaaaTCAGCTAAGCCAACCAATAATTAATATCCCTTAGGGtgatcagatgcaaaagaggacagggctcctatccCTATAATTAATTGTacagaagagggcatttcagcaacACCTCTACAAGCCTATCCCGCTATTAAATTTGGTAGCTGAGGCCCTGGTCCCCAGTCCACCAGCAAGATCAATCCAGCTGGTGAGCACATAAGACAAgtttcttttcagtggtggccccataactgtggaactccctgccacagggAATTTGCTTGGCCTCTTCCTTGTGTGTGTCTTTACGCAAGTTTTAAAGAGCTGGTCTTTTGCTAGTTGATTTGAAATTGGCtcaattttattgtttaaatgacTTTTGCTGCTTCTGTTACTGCTTGTTTTAGATGTTATGTTTTGGGGATTTTATCATATGTTTAGAAGATTTTATTATAGTTGTCTTGAGAGGGAATGCAGCCttaaaaggcagtatagaaatattttcagtaaataaatatgccacccctgctgaaattccctctgctacacaactattaaaggtacagcaCCCCAGTcaccttttgcatctggccaccctcaACGCATCAAAGCCTTTGGAAAatagaaacattttcaatttgtaatactgtatttcttcgattctaagacaccatcgattgtaagacgcacactaatttcagtaccacctacagaaaaaaagctttgagtctaagaaataataaacgcacccgcgattctaagacgcacaccatttttagagatgtttatatggggggaaaagtgcaccttagaatcgaagaaataccgtATATAGAAATGGTCAAGGATGCATTCTCTAAGGCTACCAGAGTGGGCAAATTTTACACACTGaggtaaaataaaaaagtagggctgtgcatggtccccGTCCCCCCGATTcgccttggaggccatttcagagccccAGAAACGGCCTCAATTCACCTCAGGGTGCTTCAGGCATTGCTCGCATTGCTTCGGTGctgaagctgaggtgagatttgccCCACCCCGAGGCGACTCGGCCTTGCAGGGCCCTGGGTGCCGGCCACTCACTCAATAAAACAAGTTAAAAGTAACAAATACAAACATCTAAAATTCCTGAGAAGAATGCCTTCGCACCAAAAAGTtaactgttcacacaacatgctaataagtcactctcagtggttgagtgtggattgttgttgaaccatggtttagcatgttgtctgaacccaggagattttctgcagggtggcttgttaaccaccctgaacaacgcaacaacaaaccatgggttctcaaggtggcttgtttgagaaaaataagccacgctgcatggttaacaagccatcctggggAAAATTTcctgtgttcagacaacgtgctaacccACGGCTCaataaacaacccacggttcaacaacagcccacactcaaccactgtttTGAGAACACGGTCAATATGGGTGCCAGGCAAAGctccttggggagggcattccataaacagggtgccacaactgagaaggccgtGTCTCTTGTAACCACCCACCAAGTTCATTCAGTGGACCTCCAAAGATAACCTAAAGATCCAGAAATTACATATGGGATGTtcctttagatcagtggttctcaaccttcctaatgccgcgaccctttaatacagttcctcatgttgtggtgacccccaaccataaaattattttcgttcttctctacacgatccagtgtcatgggatggtttgctaatgaaaataatacataacaatagctttaataatacaaaagatgatacatgacatagttcagtcaatacagtttcctaagaccatcggaaatatgtgttttccaatggtcttaggcgacccctgtgaaagggtcgttcgacccccaaaggggtcccgacccacaggttgagaaccgctgctttagaTCAACATTAGACAACGTTTGGCCCTCCACttgttttggcctatagctcgtatcaccattggctatgttgacaAGGGTTGCTGGGAGTTATATGCTAAATCATCTCATGcaagttacccatccctgcttCAAATATTCTGGGTCCAAGGCGTTCCATGTAGAAGTAGTATgtggtggggcagggcagggatgaATCCCATTTCTTCCCATGTAAAAGAAAGCAAGGAAGAAAGGAGAGATTTCCCTGCAAATAGCAAGCTAGCACATCAGGTATAAAGGTTCTAGCCCTCTCCCTGCTTTCCTGGTGTCCTCCTTTCTCCCCAGATTCCAGATGCTGGCACTTCTGACAAGCAGGCTTGAACCAAAGTGAAGCCAGAAGTCAGTCATATCAACAATCTTAATGTATAAAATGACACATAGCTATAAAAGGCATCTAcaaccagtggtgcagctagataattttagagagcgcacagttaaactatggaattcgctactgcaagacgtagtgatggccaccactttggactGGAcgcattcatggaggagaaggctatcaatggctactagtcctgatagctaaatgctacctccactatcagaggcactatgcctatgtaaaccagttgctggggaacatgggcaggagggtgctgttgcactcatgtcctggttgtgggtttcccattggggcagctggttggccactatgtgaacagaatgccgaaCTAGGTGAATCCTTGGTctagtccagcatggctcttattgattgatttctctatttacaacatttgtttaCCACTCCACTTCTaagcagattctggagcagtgaatgccaagagataaaacaataaaagttaaaaagaataaaacacgcTATTAGaattattccttttaaaaaacaaccgtgGCTggccagttgaggaaggcttcccggAAAAGAGCTGCTTTATATTCCTATAACTTTGGATTTCATGGTCGTACAAGGAATCCCTTTAGACCGTGGTATGCgtcacttcagttgtgaagcacacaccGCTCACATTTCTCTTCTCCGCTTTCCAACCACTTCTACATTCCTGGCATGTTAGAACAGGGGCAACAAAACAGTCTGATCATttacaaacagcagcagcaactttgAGCCCGCGCCGTTTTTGCATTTAAAAACTCACTTCAGTCCTAGCACCATCCTGACTTCGGGAACAAAACGGGAGTTTGCCTCTGCTGCGGTCATCCTCTGCCACTCTCCATGGGCTCCTTTGGTCTGGGCTGTGGGGCCCTGGGTGTTAGCCCCAAAGGCCAGCcctacctaactgcaccactgattACATCAGATAGCCACGATGGCTAAACAGAACCTCCAAGTCCAAATGCAGATTCCAAGAAAAGGAGTTGTTCGTTTTGAAGTAAACTGgtttctctcactctcttcacCCCCGTCCCTTGGGtgtttttctcccttcttttgcaACCAgggctctcctccctctcctgcaTCCCCCTggagctgtctgtctgtctctctctccccccaccccaaaacaccccCCCAAACACGCGCTTCCGAAGCCTCACCGCTCCCTGCAGGCAGAACAGCGCGCGCCACCCCGCCTGGCCTGGGGGAAGGATCTTCTGCGCCTCCAGGAATGCAGCTAAAGCTGGGAGAGGAAATTCAAAAGTCAGATTCCCaccaggaaggggagggaaggaagggcaCCGGAAGTGGCTTCACGGGCACTTCTGTATGGCATTTCCTAAGGCTGGGGGGCGGCTTCCATACAAAGAGGGAGGGTCCCCCCCCTACACACATTTCCTTTCTAGCACTGAGCAGCTGAACTCAGTGGGTTTAACCCCTTTGGGACCTCGGGAGACACTTTGGGGGGGTATTTTGGtttgtgtattttaatgtttgttgGGGGGTGTtgttgtctggaaacaaagccctatgaagagagactgaaagaactgggcatgtttagcctggagaagagaagattgaggggagacctgagagcactcttcaaatacttaaaaggttgtcacacagaggagggccaggatcttttctccatcctcccagagtgcaggacacggaataacgggctcaagttaaaggaagccagattctggctggacatcaggaaaaacttcctgactgttagagcagtacggcaatggaatcagttacctagggaggttgtgggctctcccaaactagaggcattcaagaggcagctggacaagcatctgtcagggatgctttagggtggattcctgcattgagcagggggttggacttgatggccttgtaggccccttccaactctgctattctatgattctatgaaaagctgcACCTGGCTTACCATCCCCATTGAATGATTTCACAAGAGGGACGGCAGGGTTTCTGTGTGACAGGCAGAGATTTAGCAGGAGAGGTTTTGCTCATCACCACATCTCAATGATTTATtccacaaaatcatagaatagtagagttggaaggggtctacaagatcatcgagtccaaccctctgctcaatgcaggtatctaTGATACATGCAGCctgtcattttgtgtgtgtagggttgttgttgttaatgaaaAGGTAGTAAGGTTGCGAATTTTGAAATTGTGCCCCCAAGGTGTAGTCATGTGTCCAGTGGGGTGGTCaatccactccggatttcagtcagaactctataagGAGCAATCCAAAGTGCTTCTGCCCCATCGATAGA
This window of the Elgaria multicarinata webbii isolate HBS135686 ecotype San Diego chromosome 3, rElgMul1.1.pri, whole genome shotgun sequence genome carries:
- the LOC134395613 gene encoding zinc finger protein 232-like; protein product: MGSIGEILIEAPPPHVKREPVEGLQELWEAQWQEFLRTLQAPDLGWGNPQTSGEPTPWEDAKAFLASFEQVASACRWPRDKWVTLLLPALSGEAEQAFSGLSAPDKGDYGKVKAAILEGEAILRERQRQHFRQLRYRDTDGPRGVYGRLRELCRQWLKVEKHTKDEILELLILEQFLSILPAAMQSWVRDRQPDTCAQAVALAEDFLLRRPEAEKPEQTVRLLGGI